In Tachysurus fulvidraco isolate hzauxx_2018 chromosome 3, HZAU_PFXX_2.0, whole genome shotgun sequence, a single window of DNA contains:
- the pomgnt2 gene encoding protein O-linked-mannose beta-1,4-N-acetylglucosaminyltransferase 2 — protein MHAIGCRMNLAAVLNGLLVSLVAALLWKYVRLSDHMAQLEEELQLTRQSQELSHVRIDYHAALLALQEQGTRMVCTGKMHTDRICRFDYLCYCTEAEEFIFFHSNSSVMLPNLGPRRFQPALLDLSSVEDHNTQYFNFLELPAAALKYMPKPVFVPDVTLILNRFNADNLMHIFHDDLLPIFYTMQQYTDLDDEARLVFMEGWEEGSHFDLYRLLSSKQPLLKEHLRNFGKLMCFTKSYVGLSKMTTWYQYGFVQPQGPKANILVSGNEIRQFASFIMDRLNITPEERPKGDDYIVVFSRGSNRLILNEAELLLALAQEYKMRTVTVSLEEQTFASIIQLISEASMLVSMHGAQLITSMFLPRGAAVIELFPYAVHPEQYTPYKTLASLPGMDLQYIAWRNNIKENTVAYPDRPWDQGGITHLEKEEQERILASKEVPRHLCCRNPEWLFRIYQDTIVDIPSFLEVIREGLKVKPNLKKSKPANVIHPGRVRQPKCQTSVQATHEAKLSVSWQIPWNLKYLKVREVKYEVWIQEQGENTYMPYILPQQNYTFSENIKPFTTYLVWVRCIFNKNLLGPFADVLICKT, from the coding sequence ATGCATGCAATAGGCTGTAGAATGAACCTGGCAGCAGTGCTAAATGGCCTGCTTGTGTCGCTGGTCGCAGCCCTACTATGGAAGTATGTTCGGCTAAGCGACCACATGGCCCAACTGGAAGAGGAGTTACAGCTGACTCGTCAGTCCCAGGAGCTTTCACATGTGCGCATAGATTATCATGCTGCTTTGTTAGCTCTGCAAGAGCAGGGCACAAGGATGGTCTGCACCGGCAAAATGCATACTGACCGCATCTGCCGCTTTGACTATCTTTGCTACTGTACCGAGGCTGAGGAGTTCATATTCTTCCATAGTAATTCCTCAGTCATGCTTCCTAATTTGGGCCCTCGTCGCTTCCAACCAGCCCTTCTGGATTTGTCCTCTGTTGAGGATCACAATACACAGTATTTTAACTTCTTGGAACTACCTGCAGCTGCATTAAAGTATATGCCGAAGCCTGTGTTTGTGCCAGATGTCACTCTCATCCTCAATCGCTTCAACGCTGATAACCTTATGCACATCTTCCACGATGATCTTCTTCCAATATTCTATACCATGCAACAGTACACAGACTTGGATGATGAAGCCAGGCTTGTCTTCATGGAAGGTTGGGAAGAGGGGAGCCATTTTGATCTCTATCGCCTCCTTAGCAGCAAACAACCACTACTTAAAGAGCATTTGAGGAACTTTGGCAAGCTCATGTGCTTCACCAAATCTTATGTTGGATTGTCAAAGATGACCACATGGTACCAGTATGGATTTGTACAGCCCCAAGGGCCCAAAGCCAACATTCTTGTGTCTGGGAATGAGATTCGACAGTTTGCCTCATTTATAATGGACAGGCTTAATATCACACCAGAGGAGAGGCCTAAAGGTGATGATTATATAGTAGTGTTTAGTAGAGGTTCTAATAGGCTGATACTCAATGAAGCAGAGTTGCTTCTTGCTTTGGCTCAAGAGTACAAAATGAGGACAGTCACCGTGTCCTTGGAGGAACAAACATTTGCAAGCATAATCCAGCTCATCAGTGAGGCATCCATGTTAGTCAGTATGCACGGTGCTCAGCTTATCACATCCATGTTCCTACCACGAGGGGCTGCTGTCATTGAGCTTTTCCCATATGCAGTCCACCCTGAACAGTATACACCATATAAAACTTTGGCCTCCTTGCCAGGAATGGACCTGCAGTATATAGCATGGAGAAACAACATCAAAGAAAACACTGTGGCCTATCCTGACCGCCCATGGGACCAAGGGGGCATCACTCACCTGGAAAAAGAGGAACAGGAACGTATCCTAGCTAGCAAGGAGGTACCAAGACACCTCTGTTGTCGCAACCCAGAGTGGCTTTTCCGGATTTATCAAGACACCATTGTTGACATTCCGTCCTTCCTGGAAGTCATTCGAGAAGGTCTAAAAGTTAAGCCTAATCTGAAAAAGAGCAAACCTGCCAATGTAATACATCCTGGTCGAGTCAGACAACCCAAGTGCCAGACATCAGTGCAGGCTACTCATGAAGCAAAGCTCTCTGTGTCCTGGCAGATTCCTTGGAATCTCAAATACTTGAAGGTAAGAGAGGTAAAATATGAAGTGTGGATCCAGGAGCAGGGAGAGAACACATACATGCCTTACATTCTCCCTCAACAGAACTATACCTTTTCAGAGAACATTAAGCCCTTTACCACATATTTAGTGTGGGTGCGCTGTATCTTTAACAAGAACCTTTTGGGACCATTTGCAGATGTTCTAATATGTAAAACCTAA